A genomic segment from Yimella sp. cx-51 encodes:
- a CDS encoding sugar transferase, which yields MAPNPSTIHLPWKTRLQGRIVALDLVLIAVSLAVAVYVRFGESPKSRLVGFAQLSYVETALLLGAGWLIALAAGSSYHLDVVGVGSEEYRKVTRATLLLFGAIAITATTFKIHFARGFLAIALPLGLALLLLGRLIHRRVLLRERIAGNYMAPALVVGSPVEVRYVVDLMRRQPFVGYAPVAVATASEEDFELTDGSTLPEMGSLEDTAESAARVGASIVVVAGQSQIDPKSLRRLSWQLEERGCELALATRMTDVAGPRIHWRPIEDLPLIRVEMPRYTGGKFVAKRAFDLVAALGMLVLFAPVMVVTAILVKAHDGGPIFFRQSRVGMNQVEFKMTKFRSMVIDAEHKLEELRASSNGNGNGNGNEVLFKMPDDPRVTRVGRFIRRYSIDELPQLFDVIRGSMSLVGPRPPLPAEVLTYDHRAERRLYVKPGITGPWQVGGRSGLTWEESIRKDLYYVENWSMTGDLLILAQTVQAVIKGDGAY from the coding sequence ATGGCTCCAAATCCGTCCACTATCCACCTGCCGTGGAAGACACGTCTGCAGGGTCGCATCGTTGCGCTCGACCTCGTGCTGATCGCGGTCTCACTGGCCGTTGCGGTGTACGTACGGTTCGGCGAGTCGCCAAAGTCGCGGTTGGTCGGTTTCGCCCAGCTTTCCTATGTGGAGACTGCGCTTCTACTCGGTGCAGGATGGCTGATCGCCCTGGCTGCGGGTAGCAGCTATCACCTCGATGTGGTCGGCGTCGGGTCGGAGGAATACCGCAAAGTCACCCGTGCCACTCTGCTGCTTTTCGGCGCAATCGCCATCACCGCAACCACGTTCAAGATCCACTTCGCCCGTGGCTTCCTCGCCATCGCCCTTCCACTGGGCCTGGCACTGCTCCTGCTGGGCAGGCTGATCCACCGCAGAGTTCTGCTGCGTGAGCGGATTGCTGGCAACTACATGGCACCGGCTCTCGTGGTGGGTTCGCCGGTGGAGGTGCGATATGTCGTTGACCTCATGCGCCGGCAGCCCTTCGTCGGATATGCGCCTGTCGCCGTTGCCACCGCGAGCGAGGAGGACTTCGAGCTGACCGACGGGTCGACGCTGCCTGAGATGGGCTCGCTGGAGGACACCGCCGAGTCAGCCGCCCGCGTCGGAGCGTCCATCGTCGTCGTCGCCGGTCAGAGCCAGATCGATCCCAAATCGCTGCGCCGGCTCAGTTGGCAACTGGAAGAACGTGGCTGCGAACTCGCACTTGCCACCCGGATGACCGATGTCGCAGGCCCCCGAATCCACTGGCGTCCGATCGAGGATCTCCCGCTGATCCGGGTGGAAATGCCGCGGTACACCGGAGGCAAGTTCGTCGCGAAGCGGGCCTTCGACCTCGTGGCTGCTCTGGGAATGCTCGTCCTGTTCGCTCCCGTCATGGTCGTGACCGCAATCCTGGTCAAGGCGCACGACGGCGGCCCCATCTTCTTCCGCCAGAGCCGGGTCGGCATGAACCAGGTCGAGTTCAAGATGACCAAGTTCAGGTCGATGGTGATCGACGCCGAGCACAAGCTCGAAGAACTCCGCGCATCCAGCAACGGCAACGGCAACGGCAACGGCAACGAAGTGTTGTTCAAGATGCCCGACGACCCGCGTGTCACGCGGGTCGGCCGGTTCATCCGGCGCTACTCCATCGACGAACTTCCGCAGTTGTTCGACGTCATCCGAGGCTCCATGTCGCTTGTCGGACCCCGCCCGCCGTTACCGGCCGAGGTGCTCACCTACGACCATCGGGCAGAGCGACGGCTCTACGTCAAGCCAGGAATCACCGGCCCGTGGCAGGTCGGCGGACGTTCTGGACTCACGTGGGAGGAGAGCATCCGCAAGGACCTCTACTACGTCGAGAACTGGTCGATGACCGGTGATCTGCTCATCCTGGCGCAGACCGTGCAGGCGGTCATCAAGGGCGACGGCGCTTACTGA
- a CDS encoding pitrilysin family protein, with the protein MSFVERPEVHPPAPWQFPDATRHRLSNGLTVALYDLPGQHVTSTRINLPVPLAAEPREREGVATIVSRTMDEGTASHSADEMAELFEQDGIGLHAGVAHQGIWVDLEAATRHVRTAFDLALECLTEPAFPHEEVNRHRLQRLSQIDHEMADPSYRATLEFVRTFYTTDSRVSRPTGGSRDSLAQLTRDDCEEFHRRWVRPDEAYVVVAGDFEEAAMLADLEATLGTWLVSGERLSPQVTPDAPADDRGRVVFVDRPGSVQTEIHMGWLGPARKEGSQWAPFPVLSYAIGGSPHARIDRVLREEKGYTYGMRGSFRPRSDFGQFVVGGSVRADATADALRLLGEIFSGADDGLSAAEVKEGVDYLSMTAPARYATADAVADEAASLHLVGLETDFITDYLAAMRELTVEDVNAAWQQWSSSPRTVVLVGDAAKYAAAVEQLGLGEVTVVSDRAGVAGKSEAQ; encoded by the coding sequence ATGAGTTTCGTCGAACGACCGGAGGTCCACCCGCCGGCTCCGTGGCAGTTCCCCGACGCAACCAGGCACCGGTTGAGCAACGGTCTGACCGTGGCGTTGTACGACCTGCCCGGTCAGCACGTCACCTCCACGCGCATCAACCTCCCGGTGCCGCTGGCTGCTGAGCCGCGTGAGCGCGAAGGTGTTGCGACGATCGTGTCGCGCACGATGGACGAGGGCACAGCCTCCCACTCCGCCGACGAGATGGCTGAGCTCTTCGAGCAGGACGGCATCGGGCTGCACGCCGGTGTTGCGCACCAGGGCATCTGGGTCGACCTGGAGGCCGCGACGCGTCACGTCCGCACCGCTTTCGACCTCGCGCTCGAATGCCTGACCGAGCCCGCCTTCCCGCACGAGGAGGTGAATCGCCACAGGTTGCAACGTCTTTCGCAGATCGATCACGAGATGGCCGATCCGAGCTACCGCGCGACGCTGGAGTTCGTCCGCACTTTCTACACCACTGATTCCCGGGTCTCCCGACCCACGGGTGGCTCACGTGACTCGTTGGCGCAGCTGACCCGCGATGACTGCGAGGAGTTCCACCGCCGGTGGGTGCGTCCGGACGAGGCGTATGTGGTGGTGGCCGGTGACTTCGAGGAGGCGGCCATGCTGGCCGACCTCGAGGCGACGCTCGGCACGTGGCTGGTGAGCGGTGAGCGCCTGTCTCCCCAGGTGACGCCGGATGCACCGGCGGACGATCGGGGGCGAGTGGTCTTCGTCGACCGTCCCGGCTCGGTGCAGACCGAGATCCACATGGGCTGGTTGGGTCCGGCGCGCAAGGAGGGAAGCCAATGGGCGCCCTTCCCGGTGCTCTCGTATGCGATCGGGGGCTCGCCGCACGCGCGTATCGACCGGGTGCTGCGCGAGGAGAAGGGTTATACCTACGGCATGCGGGGTAGCTTCCGGCCGCGCTCCGACTTCGGACAGTTCGTCGTCGGCGGATCGGTGCGCGCCGACGCCACCGCCGATGCCCTCCGATTGCTGGGCGAGATCTTCTCGGGTGCCGATGACGGACTCAGCGCGGCCGAGGTGAAGGAAGGCGTCGACTATCTTTCGATGACCGCACCGGCCCGTTATGCCACCGCCGACGCGGTGGCCGACGAAGCGGCGTCCCTGCACTTGGTGGGCCTGGAGACCGACTTCATCACCGACTATCTCGCCGCGATGCGCGAACTCACGGTCGAGGACGTGAATGCGGCGTGGCAGCAATGGAGCTCATCGCCGCGAACGGTCGTGCTGGTCGGCGACGCCGCCAAGTACGCCGCGGCGGTCGAGCAACTCGGGTTGGGAGAAGTCACTGTCGTGAGCGACCGGGCGGGTGTTGCCGGCAAGAGCGAGGCTCAGTAA